A stretch of the Polyangiaceae bacterium genome encodes the following:
- the mxcH gene encoding TonB-dependent siderophore myxochelin receptor MxcH, whose product MLTFLYGFYRRSALADRKEPFRVRHITRFRALGLLSALLLAAPAFAAEGEVDEPPGKSATLTPPRLLKTIDVPYPAEAIRLEIAGDVVLRLILDERGHVEGAEVVSGPGHGLDEAARTAALSFEFAPAERDGKPIRAIIEYTHSFALPDPAPVPPTPAKDGEPPSDRAKAPAAKSVQPPAVEPPRTEEEVSEVRVSGVRESQRLRDSSDAVKVVEVSRAKQRTSDLGEVLARTEGVAVRRQGGLGSSVRFSLNGLYDDQIRLFLDGVPLERAGYPFGIANVPVNLLERVEIYRGVVPLRLGADALGGAVNLVTDRRPRTRFGGSYQVGSFGTYRGTLSGRYYEPSSGIVAAASAFMDLAKNDYAVDAQVPDERGRLRLQRVRRFHDAYSARGAMVEAGVAERRWAKLLTLQLYGSSYDKEIQHNAVMSVPYGEVNYDQRVRGATLRYAVEPTKQLSLEVLLNYAYQATHFEDRGSWVYDWFGRRIRERRVAGEVGTQPSDQLEWQHAWFARLLAEVVIAKGHTLRIGTSPSLALREGDERLQADPAARDPLNAERTLVALVSGVEYQIDTLGDRLENVVFLKDYIYHADTIEPLPAGRSAERRADDHSLGFGDALRFRIAPWLIAKASYEYATRLPRPDEVFGDGVLVLPNLELEPERSHNANIGPSIELKRSAVGDVTFDLNGFFRESDRLIVLLGNDRYYTHENVYKARALGVDVGATWTAPQKWIRTDVTGSWLDLRNASSEGTFGDFKGDRIPNRPYLFASWGVTFRVKDLVGANDTLEPFYAGRYTHEFFRGWESIGLREFKQIVPAQTSHDFGVTFTVRTNHSRFVSTFEVNNAFDGKLFDYFGVERPGRAVYLKLGVDAW is encoded by the coding sequence GTGCTGACATTTCTGTATGGATTTTATCGGCGATCCGCACTCGCTGACCGCAAGGAACCTTTCCGCGTGCGCCACATAACCCGCTTCCGTGCGCTTGGCTTGCTGAGCGCCCTTCTCCTCGCGGCTCCCGCCTTCGCCGCTGAAGGCGAGGTCGACGAACCTCCGGGTAAGAGCGCCACGCTCACTCCTCCCCGGCTGCTCAAGACCATCGACGTTCCGTACCCTGCGGAAGCAATTCGGCTCGAGATTGCAGGAGACGTCGTGCTGCGACTGATCCTTGACGAGCGTGGCCACGTCGAGGGGGCGGAGGTGGTTTCGGGGCCAGGCCACGGTCTCGACGAAGCCGCGCGCACTGCGGCCCTGAGCTTCGAGTTCGCTCCCGCCGAACGAGACGGAAAGCCCATCCGCGCGATCATCGAGTACACGCACTCCTTCGCCTTGCCCGACCCCGCGCCCGTGCCTCCGACGCCCGCAAAGGACGGAGAGCCTCCAAGTGACCGAGCGAAGGCGCCGGCGGCGAAATCCGTGCAACCGCCCGCTGTTGAGCCGCCGAGGACCGAGGAGGAAGTCAGCGAAGTCCGCGTGAGTGGCGTGCGCGAGAGTCAACGTCTGCGAGATTCATCGGATGCCGTGAAGGTGGTTGAAGTCTCGCGAGCGAAGCAGCGCACTTCGGACCTTGGCGAAGTCCTGGCACGCACTGAGGGCGTTGCGGTGCGTCGCCAGGGTGGGCTCGGCAGCAGTGTGCGCTTCTCCCTCAATGGGCTCTACGACGACCAAATCCGGCTCTTCTTGGACGGAGTGCCCCTCGAGCGCGCTGGGTATCCGTTCGGAATCGCGAACGTGCCGGTGAACCTGCTGGAGCGCGTTGAAATCTACCGAGGCGTCGTGCCTCTTCGGCTTGGTGCCGACGCGCTTGGCGGCGCGGTGAACCTGGTCACCGATCGTCGCCCGCGCACGCGATTCGGCGGAAGCTATCAGGTGGGGTCCTTCGGCACCTATCGGGGCACACTTTCCGGGCGCTACTACGAGCCGAGCAGCGGGATCGTCGCCGCCGCGTCCGCGTTCATGGACCTCGCGAAGAACGACTACGCGGTCGATGCGCAGGTGCCCGATGAGCGGGGACGTCTCAGGCTGCAGCGCGTTCGGCGCTTCCACGACGCGTACTCCGCTCGCGGGGCGATGGTCGAAGCGGGGGTAGCGGAGCGACGCTGGGCGAAGCTCCTCACGCTGCAGCTCTACGGGTCCAGCTACGACAAGGAGATCCAGCACAACGCGGTGATGAGCGTGCCTTATGGCGAGGTGAACTACGACCAGCGGGTGCGAGGCGCGACGTTGCGCTACGCCGTCGAGCCCACGAAGCAGCTAAGCCTCGAGGTACTGCTGAACTACGCCTACCAGGCTACCCACTTCGAAGACCGTGGGTCGTGGGTCTACGATTGGTTTGGCCGGCGGATCCGCGAGCGGCGTGTCGCGGGAGAAGTTGGGACTCAGCCCAGCGATCAACTGGAGTGGCAGCACGCCTGGTTCGCGCGCTTGTTGGCGGAAGTTGTCATCGCGAAAGGCCACACACTGCGCATTGGAACCTCTCCGAGTCTAGCGCTGCGGGAAGGGGACGAGCGCCTGCAAGCCGACCCAGCGGCGCGCGACCCACTCAACGCGGAGCGCACGCTGGTCGCGCTGGTGAGTGGCGTCGAATATCAGATCGACACGCTCGGGGATCGGCTCGAGAACGTAGTCTTCCTCAAGGATTATATTTACCATGCGGATACAATTGAGCCGCTGCCCGCGGGGCGCAGCGCCGAACGCCGCGCGGACGATCACTCGCTGGGTTTCGGGGATGCCCTGAGGTTTCGGATAGCTCCCTGGCTGATCGCAAAGGCGTCGTACGAATATGCCACCCGCCTCCCCAGACCGGACGAAGTCTTTGGGGATGGCGTGCTGGTGTTGCCGAACCTGGAGCTCGAACCCGAGCGGAGCCACAACGCGAACATCGGCCCGTCCATTGAACTCAAACGCTCAGCAGTCGGCGACGTCACGTTCGACCTGAACGGCTTCTTTCGCGAGAGTGACCGCCTAATCGTGCTGCTCGGCAACGATCGCTACTACACCCACGAGAACGTGTACAAGGCTCGGGCACTGGGGGTCGACGTGGGCGCGACCTGGACGGCTCCGCAGAAATGGATCCGCACGGATGTGACCGGGTCGTGGCTCGACCTGCGCAATGCATCTTCAGAAGGCACGTTCGGCGACTTCAAGGGGGACCGCATCCCGAATCGCCCCTACCTGTTCGCGAGCTGGGGTGTGACCTTCCGTGTCAAGGATCTGGTCGGCGCCAATGACACCCTCGAGCCGTTCTACGCCGGACGCTACACCCATGAGTTCTTTCGCGGCTGGGAGAGCATTGGGCTGCGTGAGTTCAAGCAGATCGTGCCTGCTCAGACGAGTCATGACTTCGGCGTGACCTTCACCGTGCGCACGAACCACTCGCGCTTCGTCTCGACGTTCGAAGTGAACAACGCCTTCGACGGTAAGCTCTTCGACTACTTCGGTGTCGAGCGGCCGGGTCGCGCGGTGTACCTCAAGTTGGGCGTTGATGCTTGGTAG
- a CDS encoding tetratricopeptide repeat protein: MRDLGQLSIRGSLLRYSGQSASPAAKRRLPWLGLLITLTCLLLSSIAWAGPKERAEDLMRDAMDQDYLATNFKAAEAKLTTALKVCEGDKCPKDVEARIHHHLGVVYAGGMNRHAEAVEQFKEMLKLSPDMALDGNFVTDTVQKAYDEAMEAVGPAPVTVDKAVAVLEEKPWAEQLVGTPIPVYVTIPEGVSANKVVTRYRAPGDKNWKEITLRITGEGYGGYIPCTAVSKAGEVLYFTTAFDENLDRVASAGSAAEPRRVVLKPSIDGRQPALPGTTPPDACPGQVENRLSCESNDDCPGDQACKDLYCVAAEEAYEPTADDLAVKNWFSLAFSPDLSVVQSTDDACSPNAQKDGTLSCFFSNGQYQGVPVEDGKSNSLKGGVGYGSMRVMVGYDRLIGQRLLIGARLGFAFLGHPERADGKKFNPFHGELRVTFHFANEPFTHAGVRPYVFAGGGWADSVARITTPIQNTGTDGQPEPPVNVDAYQLGGGYFAGAGLGMQYAVDKNLGMNIELGVRQMFPDSATVIAPSLGLAYGL; the protein is encoded by the coding sequence ATGCGGGATCTTGGCCAGCTATCGATTCGTGGTTCTTTGCTTCGTTACTCTGGACAATCGGCCTCGCCTGCTGCCAAGCGCCGCCTGCCTTGGCTAGGGCTGCTGATCACGTTGACCTGTTTGCTGCTGAGCAGCATCGCCTGGGCAGGCCCGAAGGAGCGCGCAGAAGACCTGATGCGCGACGCGATGGATCAGGATTACCTGGCCACCAACTTCAAGGCTGCCGAGGCGAAGCTCACGACGGCGCTCAAGGTCTGCGAAGGCGACAAGTGTCCGAAGGACGTCGAGGCGCGCATTCACCATCACCTGGGCGTGGTGTACGCCGGCGGCATGAACCGCCACGCGGAAGCGGTCGAGCAGTTCAAGGAGATGCTCAAGCTCTCCCCGGACATGGCGCTCGACGGTAACTTCGTCACCGACACCGTGCAGAAGGCTTACGACGAGGCGATGGAGGCGGTTGGGCCGGCGCCGGTTACCGTCGACAAGGCCGTGGCGGTGCTCGAAGAGAAGCCGTGGGCAGAGCAGCTAGTGGGTACGCCGATCCCGGTCTACGTCACCATCCCCGAGGGCGTGAGCGCGAACAAGGTGGTGACTCGCTATCGCGCCCCTGGCGACAAGAACTGGAAAGAGATCACGCTGCGTATCACCGGCGAGGGCTACGGCGGCTACATCCCGTGTACAGCCGTGAGCAAAGCCGGCGAGGTGCTCTACTTCACGACCGCCTTCGACGAGAACCTGGACCGCGTCGCGAGCGCCGGTTCCGCGGCGGAGCCCCGGCGCGTGGTGCTCAAGCCGAGCATCGACGGGCGTCAGCCAGCGTTGCCCGGCACGACGCCGCCTGATGCTTGCCCCGGCCAAGTGGAGAACCGCTTGAGCTGTGAGAGCAACGATGATTGCCCTGGGGATCAAGCCTGCAAGGACTTGTACTGTGTCGCTGCTGAGGAGGCCTATGAGCCCACCGCCGACGACCTGGCGGTGAAGAACTGGTTCAGCCTGGCCTTCAGCCCCGACCTCTCCGTGGTGCAGTCGACCGACGACGCTTGTTCACCCAACGCCCAGAAGGACGGCACGCTAAGCTGCTTCTTCAGCAACGGGCAGTACCAAGGCGTTCCGGTTGAGGATGGCAAGTCCAACTCCCTGAAGGGCGGCGTGGGGTACGGCAGCATGCGCGTGATGGTCGGCTACGATCGCTTGATCGGGCAGCGCCTGCTGATTGGAGCGCGGCTGGGCTTCGCGTTCCTGGGTCACCCCGAGCGCGCTGACGGCAAGAAGTTCAACCCCTTCCACGGCGAGCTTCGCGTGACCTTCCACTTCGCGAACGAGCCGTTCACCCATGCGGGCGTCCGACCGTACGTCTTCGCGGGGGGAGGTTGGGCTGACTCGGTCGCTCGCATCACGACGCCGATTCAGAACACGGGCACCGACGGCCAGCCCGAGCCTCCTGTCAACGTGGACGCGTACCAGCTCGGAGGTGGGTACTTCGCCGGCGCGGGTTTGGGCATGCAGTACGCGGTCGACAAGAACCTGGGCATGAACATCGAGCTTGGAGTGCGTCAGATGTTCCCGGATAGCGCGACCGTGATTGCACCGAGCCTTGGTCTGGCGTACGGGCTGTAG
- a CDS encoding SRPBCC family protein, giving the protein MELSADATIPFDRDRVFRAYRDDLSKLTEFLPNIRRIEVVERAEKGSILEILNVWHGGGDIPGAARVVLSESMMSWKDYAIWNEEEYSCTWRIETNSFTEAVRCEGKNFFVETDEGTRLEIRGEIEIDASKISGVPKLLRSSVSKTVTEFLCKKITPNLIEVSSGLTRFLQRQDRAEAS; this is encoded by the coding sequence ATGGAGCTCTCCGCCGACGCCACGATCCCCTTCGACCGCGACCGAGTCTTTCGAGCATACCGCGACGATCTCTCAAAACTCACCGAGTTCCTGCCGAATATCCGGCGTATCGAGGTCGTAGAAAGAGCGGAAAAAGGCTCCATCTTGGAGATCCTCAACGTCTGGCACGGCGGAGGAGACATCCCCGGCGCCGCCCGGGTAGTGCTCAGCGAGAGCATGATGTCGTGGAAAGACTACGCCATCTGGAACGAGGAAGAGTACAGCTGCACCTGGCGCATCGAGACCAACTCGTTCACCGAGGCGGTGCGCTGCGAGGGCAAGAACTTCTTCGTGGAGACCGACGAGGGGACTCGGTTGGAAATCCGCGGGGAAATTGAGATCGACGCGAGCAAGATCTCCGGCGTACCCAAGCTCTTGCGCAGCAGCGTGAGCAAGACGGTCACTGAGTTCTTGTGCAAGAAGATCACCCCGAACCTGATCGAGGTGAGCTCCGGCCTGACGCGTTTCTTGCAGCGCCAGGATCGCGCCGAGGCGAGCTGA
- the moaD gene encoding molybdopterin converting factor subunit 1, which produces MRVKIELLYFAALKDLVGTASEHLEIELSKPSVSELCAELERRRPELAGRLGSVRVAVDESFADASDVIPDGATVALIPPVSGG; this is translated from the coding sequence GTGAGGGTGAAGATCGAGCTACTCTATTTCGCGGCGCTCAAGGATCTCGTTGGCACCGCCAGCGAGCACCTGGAGATCGAGCTGTCGAAGCCGAGCGTGTCGGAGCTGTGCGCCGAGCTCGAGCGCCGTCGGCCTGAACTCGCTGGTAGGCTCGGCTCCGTGCGCGTCGCCGTAGACGAGTCGTTCGCCGATGCGAGCGACGTGATCCCCGACGGTGCGACCGTCGCGCTCATCCCCCCGGTTAGTGGCGGCTAG
- a CDS encoding DUF4286 family protein has translation MSLRYVVGCRFADAQVLERWVEWLEREHLADVCAAGALRAEILRAEQESYVEVHYTFASREAFATYERESAPRLREEGLRLFPLSLGLEYRRATFDVQGHYP, from the coding sequence ATGTCCCTGCGGTACGTAGTTGGTTGTCGATTTGCGGATGCCCAGGTGCTCGAACGCTGGGTCGAGTGGCTGGAGCGCGAGCATTTGGCTGACGTCTGCGCCGCTGGAGCGCTCCGCGCGGAAATACTCCGGGCCGAACAGGAGAGCTACGTCGAGGTTCACTACACCTTCGCAAGTCGCGAGGCATTCGCGACGTACGAGCGCGAGAGCGCGCCGCGCTTGCGGGAAGAAGGGCTCCGCTTGTTCCCCTTGAGCCTGGGACTGGAGTACCGGCGAGCCACCTTCGATGTTCAAGGCCACTACCCATGA
- a CDS encoding BatD family protein has translation MNAGSHTRAHGRAAALALRLSAGSALSLGTLTASLLFAGEALAAPQLRTTVGTHRVEVNQPFSLELSVMGDDAERGGAFRLLLPRGFEMSGPRIATYRRFSIGQTMQQSSGLRATWRIIASRPGTYTIGPPSVQVGSKRYTGDAIKIEVVAAGSGPRSRPFDPFGLGTPPGFPGLFDDPDDDLNNTDDLFPAAPEEFRTDKALDPTAFIRATVTPQTVVVGEPLVYRAYAYGGRGPFNELKSTEPTRADFLAYPVIENSMGQDQHRVRIGDVVFTAVKIRETVMVPIKTGDLVIGPISMGFGGQAYAFGSSRGLNRESAAVHIRVIEPPAAGRPVGYTLGDVGNFVLKARVEPRTVEQGDSVSVVVRLEGQGNLPAALKPPQQNGVEWLEPNVQEQIDPSGSSLGGWRRFSYTARLTKAGEVELGSFKLPYWNPSTKRYETAQADLGSVRVDPSKEPIEEPKADTDARLDLAPRLELGSAEQRRFHMTDAWYYWLLLLGGPLGVALVHLGGRGGRRFASRLKERKEASETRAFEALSKARDELKAGNTKQAASELERALLHAIEAGTRVKARGVLRADLPAELQKNGTTASTAEAVCGLLDELDAVRFTGASLGSDVVDGARDLMRELGKLKPKGSRDSEGAA, from the coding sequence GTGAACGCAGGGAGCCACACACGGGCACACGGCCGCGCGGCAGCCCTGGCGCTGCGACTGAGCGCAGGCTCCGCGCTTTCGCTCGGAACGCTCACGGCTTCGCTACTGTTCGCCGGCGAGGCGCTCGCCGCACCGCAGCTTCGCACGACCGTTGGCACCCATCGCGTGGAAGTAAACCAGCCGTTTAGTCTGGAGCTGAGCGTGATGGGGGACGACGCCGAGCGCGGCGGCGCCTTCCGTTTGTTATTGCCTCGCGGATTCGAGATGAGCGGTCCACGCATCGCTACTTATCGTCGTTTCAGCATCGGGCAAACGATGCAGCAGTCGTCGGGGCTGCGCGCGACGTGGCGCATCATCGCCTCGCGCCCCGGCACGTACACCATCGGGCCGCCGTCAGTTCAGGTGGGCTCGAAGCGCTACACGGGCGACGCGATCAAGATCGAGGTCGTCGCAGCAGGCTCGGGTCCTCGTAGCAGGCCTTTCGATCCCTTTGGTCTGGGCACACCGCCAGGCTTCCCCGGGTTGTTCGACGATCCCGACGATGACCTGAACAACACGGACGATCTATTCCCTGCGGCCCCGGAGGAATTCCGCACGGATAAGGCTCTTGACCCAACCGCTTTCATCCGCGCAACGGTTACACCCCAGACAGTCGTCGTTGGAGAACCGCTGGTTTATCGCGCGTATGCGTATGGTGGCCGAGGCCCCTTCAACGAGCTCAAGTCCACGGAGCCAACCCGCGCCGACTTTCTGGCGTATCCGGTGATCGAGAACTCCATGGGCCAAGATCAGCACCGCGTCCGTATCGGTGACGTGGTGTTCACCGCGGTGAAGATCCGCGAGACCGTGATGGTGCCCATCAAGACCGGCGATTTGGTGATTGGGCCAATCAGCATGGGATTTGGAGGCCAAGCCTATGCCTTCGGCTCGAGCCGCGGGCTCAACCGAGAGAGCGCCGCGGTGCACATCCGCGTCATCGAACCTCCGGCAGCGGGGCGCCCCGTCGGCTACACGTTGGGTGACGTCGGAAACTTCGTGCTCAAGGCGCGAGTCGAACCAAGAACCGTCGAACAGGGCGACTCGGTAAGCGTCGTCGTGCGCCTGGAAGGCCAAGGCAATCTCCCCGCTGCGCTCAAACCTCCCCAACAGAACGGCGTGGAGTGGCTCGAACCCAACGTCCAGGAACAGATCGACCCAAGCGGTTCGTCTCTCGGCGGCTGGCGTCGCTTCAGCTACACAGCTCGGCTGACAAAGGCCGGCGAAGTGGAGCTCGGGAGCTTCAAGCTGCCTTACTGGAACCCGTCGACCAAGCGCTACGAGACCGCCCAAGCCGACCTGGGCAGCGTGCGAGTCGATCCTTCCAAGGAACCGATCGAGGAGCCGAAGGCCGACACCGACGCGCGCCTGGACCTGGCTCCACGCCTCGAGCTCGGTTCCGCGGAGCAACGCCGCTTCCACATGACGGACGCCTGGTACTACTGGTTGCTTTTGCTCGGCGGTCCGCTCGGCGTGGCTCTGGTACACCTGGGCGGGCGCGGCGGCAGACGCTTCGCGAGTCGCCTCAAGGAACGCAAAGAAGCCAGCGAAACTCGGGCCTTCGAGGCGCTGTCCAAGGCACGCGACGAGCTCAAGGCGGGTAACACCAAGCAAGCCGCGAGCGAGCTCGAGCGGGCTCTACTTCACGCCATCGAAGCAGGTACGCGGGTGAAGGCGCGGGGTGTCCTGCGCGCGGATCTCCCGGCGGAGCTCCAAAAGAACGGCACCACCGCTAGCACCGCCGAGGCGGTGTGCGGGCTGCTCGACGAGCTCGACGCCGTGAGGTTTACCGGCGCCTCCCTTGGGTCCGACGTGGTCGATGGGGCCCGCGATCTGATGCGTGAACTAGGCAAGCTCAAACCCAAGGGATCCCGTGATAGTGAAGGGGCCGCCTGA
- a CDS encoding VWA domain-containing protein produces MKFANSEWLWGAASALLVAALLIYGGIRSTKALARFGDEEQVLGLVTSRASARRAFKGVLLVLAVALGFVALAGPQYGRGTRLIPATNLDVVLVLDFSKSMYARDVRPSRIDRAKSEIARLIAELPGARFGAVAFAGDPLSFPLTSDGGAIAQFLRQQTPNDMPVGGTAIGRALEAGRDLLRRDPLSQKHAKVMILVTDGEDLEGDPVAVATAAAREGITVHVVQIGGRTPEPIPEMSDQEDVVGWRTDSQGKPLTTELTAEGEQQLAQIAERGNGVVVRASKGETGIREITSRLSKLMTEELAEKEETVYADVFYYPAALALVLLLIEVFVAQAKRRKRPPEPPPQRPKREPKNRRRDRLRATAATGAALVLIMGCERLDKVFERNAPDVDRSIELLDAGAAAQAGDLLENYLSTGACKDGAIGTPPRVRDRPAASFDLGLALFKIAESFGGRFEVIPDGGVQPMDDKAAARNAQIECAQRIVRLIAADPAVALELRARAYYLAGNLEFLRGNFEEAIKSYDEALKITPGLPDDKGDPIGRDAAWNRAIALELKEQQEPPDAGSDANDDASDGSDGSQDAQPDSGDDGGNDGGDGGDEGGKDGGGDDAGDDAGKQDNKPDGGKDGGASDAGKPPQPQQPPSVNQDDRMLDMLERAPTLQQEAAKRNALQQRVRGLEDK; encoded by the coding sequence ATGAAGTTCGCCAACTCCGAGTGGCTGTGGGGCGCAGCCAGCGCGCTGCTGGTCGCGGCACTGCTGATCTACGGCGGCATTCGCTCGACCAAAGCGCTGGCGCGCTTTGGCGACGAAGAGCAAGTGCTCGGGCTCGTAACGAGTCGCGCAAGCGCGCGGCGCGCCTTCAAGGGCGTGCTGTTGGTGTTGGCCGTGGCCTTGGGTTTCGTGGCGTTGGCTGGCCCCCAGTATGGCCGGGGGACGCGGCTCATCCCTGCGACCAACCTGGATGTGGTGCTGGTGCTCGACTTCTCGAAGAGCATGTACGCGCGTGATGTGCGTCCCTCACGCATCGACCGCGCGAAGAGCGAGATCGCGCGCCTGATCGCGGAGCTGCCGGGAGCACGCTTCGGTGCGGTGGCGTTTGCAGGCGACCCCCTGAGTTTTCCTCTGACCAGCGACGGCGGTGCGATCGCCCAGTTCTTACGCCAGCAGACGCCGAACGACATGCCCGTTGGCGGCACCGCGATCGGGCGCGCCCTAGAGGCGGGCCGAGATCTGCTGCGCCGTGACCCCCTGAGCCAGAAGCACGCAAAGGTGATGATCCTCGTCACCGACGGCGAAGATCTGGAAGGCGATCCTGTAGCAGTAGCTACCGCGGCGGCCCGCGAAGGGATCACGGTCCACGTCGTGCAAATTGGCGGCCGAACTCCGGAGCCCATCCCGGAGATGAGCGACCAAGAGGACGTTGTGGGCTGGCGCACGGACTCCCAAGGCAAGCCCCTAACGACGGAGCTGACCGCCGAGGGTGAACAGCAGCTGGCGCAGATCGCCGAACGAGGCAACGGAGTCGTCGTACGCGCCTCCAAGGGTGAGACCGGGATCCGCGAGATCACAAGCCGCCTGTCCAAGCTGATGACCGAGGAGCTGGCGGAGAAGGAGGAGACCGTCTACGCGGACGTCTTCTATTACCCCGCGGCACTGGCGCTCGTTCTACTGCTGATCGAGGTGTTCGTTGCTCAAGCCAAGCGGCGCAAGCGCCCCCCGGAGCCGCCGCCCCAACGCCCCAAGCGGGAGCCGAAGAACCGGCGCCGAGACCGCCTGCGCGCGACTGCCGCCACAGGCGCGGCCCTGGTGCTGATCATGGGCTGTGAGCGACTCGACAAGGTCTTCGAGCGCAATGCGCCCGACGTAGACCGGTCCATCGAGCTGCTCGATGCCGGAGCCGCGGCCCAAGCTGGAGATCTGCTCGAGAACTACCTCTCCACGGGCGCCTGCAAAGACGGCGCGATTGGTACCCCTCCGCGGGTGCGCGACCGCCCTGCAGCGAGCTTCGATCTGGGCCTCGCCTTGTTCAAGATCGCCGAGAGCTTCGGTGGCCGCTTTGAAGTCATCCCCGACGGTGGCGTCCAACCGATGGACGACAAAGCGGCGGCGCGTAATGCGCAGATCGAGTGCGCGCAGCGTATCGTGAGGCTCATCGCTGCCGACCCGGCCGTGGCGCTAGAGCTGCGCGCTCGAGCCTACTACCTGGCGGGCAACCTTGAATTTCTGCGGGGCAATTTTGAAGAAGCGATCAAGAGCTACGACGAGGCCCTGAAGATCACCCCCGGTCTGCCCGACGACAAAGGCGACCCGATCGGCCGCGACGCAGCGTGGAATCGAGCGATCGCGCTGGAACTCAAGGAGCAGCAAGAGCCGCCAGATGCCGGAAGCGACGCGAACGACGACGCCAGTGACGGCAGCGATGGCAGCCAGGACGCCCAGCCTGACAGCGGCGACGATGGGGGGAATGACGGCGGCGACGGTGGTGACGAAGGGGGCAAGGACGGCGGCGGTGACGACGCCGGTGACGACGCTGGCAAGCAGGACAACAAGCCCGACGGTGGCAAGGATGGCGGCGCAAGCGACGCTGGCAAGCCTCCGCAGCCCCAGCAGCCGCCGTCGGTCAACCAAGATGATCGCATGCTAGACATGCTGGAGCGCGCGCCAACGCTACAACAGGAAGCAGCCAAGCGAAACGCGCTGCAGCAGCGGGTGAGAGGTCTGGAGGACAAGTGA
- a CDS encoding VWA domain-containing protein, producing the protein MSAPGSKKREAQSEARPLASAPSGRGKRSAPKPGPRKEPSTAKRKVWRALLLPLWIVLALLVGFAYPVLARGNALLAANWQWWWALPLLVVVPAVIWRATYGEDRRVPRIQLGTVQPLTSGPRGIRVWLRDLPGALRGVALMLFVFALARPIATVKPQNNDEQGIDLVVVLDLSGSMRAAMDQLPPELMKYVPERAPGVRPTRLDAAKAVIRDFISRRKTDRIGVVVFGREAYVLSPPTLDYHLLDTLVSKMNLELIDNAATAIGDATGVAVARLRRSNAKSKAIILLTDGDNNAGKISPEYAAHLATVVGAKVYTIQIGDGETAEVQDRFNLFGQPHYVKVNYPTNPELLKQIARETGGQMFVATDASALQASFHKVLDELEKTRFEASIASFEELYRFFLLPAVLLVALEALLHALVLRRFP; encoded by the coding sequence ATGAGCGCTCCGGGTTCAAAGAAGCGGGAGGCGCAGAGCGAAGCCCGACCGTTGGCGAGCGCACCGAGTGGCAGGGGCAAGCGCAGCGCGCCGAAGCCTGGACCACGTAAGGAGCCGAGCACTGCCAAGCGCAAGGTCTGGCGCGCACTACTCCTGCCGCTGTGGATCGTGCTCGCGCTGCTTGTCGGCTTTGCGTATCCGGTGCTCGCCAGGGGGAACGCGCTTCTGGCTGCCAACTGGCAGTGGTGGTGGGCGCTGCCGCTCTTGGTGGTCGTACCAGCGGTGATCTGGCGCGCGACCTATGGTGAAGACCGACGGGTCCCTCGCATCCAGCTTGGCACGGTTCAACCGCTCACCAGCGGTCCGCGTGGGATCCGTGTGTGGCTAAGAGACCTGCCGGGAGCGCTGAGGGGCGTCGCACTGATGCTCTTCGTGTTCGCGCTGGCGCGCCCCATTGCCACGGTCAAGCCACAGAACAACGACGAGCAAGGCATCGATTTGGTGGTGGTGCTCGACCTCTCGGGCTCGATGCGCGCGGCGATGGATCAGCTCCCTCCAGAGCTGATGAAGTACGTCCCAGAGCGCGCCCCAGGGGTACGCCCAACTCGCCTCGACGCAGCCAAGGCAGTGATCCGGGACTTTATTTCCCGACGGAAAACTGATCGCATCGGTGTGGTGGTGTTCGGGCGAGAAGCGTATGTCCTCTCCCCCCCAACCCTGGACTACCACTTGCTGGACACGCTGGTGTCCAAGATGAACCTGGAGCTGATCGACAACGCGGCGACGGCCATCGGAGATGCGACTGGGGTAGCGGTGGCTCGGCTACGGCGCAGCAATGCGAAGAGCAAAGCCATCATCTTGCTCACGGACGGCGACAACAACGCTGGCAAGATTTCACCGGAGTACGCGGCGCACCTCGCCACGGTGGTGGGAGCGAAGGTCTACACCATCCAGATCGGAGACGGAGAGACCGCCGAGGTGCAGGACCGCTTCAACCTGTTTGGGCAGCCGCACTACGTGAAGGTGAACTACCCGACCAACCCGGAGTTGCTCAAGCAGATCGCCAGGGAAACTGGCGGTCAGATGTTCGTGGCCACGGACGCCAGCGCCCTCCAGGCCAGCTTCCACAAGGTGCTCGACGAGCTGGAGAAGACGCGCTTCGAGGCGAGCATCGCGAGCTTTGAGGAACTCTACCGTTTCTTCCTGCTACCTGCTGTGTTGCTGGTTGCGCTGGAGGCCCTGCTCCACGCGCTGGTGCTGCGGAGGTTTCCGTGA